From Eretmochelys imbricata isolate rEreImb1 chromosome 17, rEreImb1.hap1, whole genome shotgun sequence, a single genomic window includes:
- the LOC144276334 gene encoding C-C motif chemokine 1-like, whose protein sequence is MKVTSLALTTLLLAALWTEAHCDSFVSQSNTCCMKDNFVPRRISPKHIRSCRPTGPNCSRQAVIVTLTQGKEVCVDPSKISLATCQGKQEKPRKDTQAAQLRQKQLDKNSV, encoded by the exons ATGAAGGTCACCTCCTTAGCCCTGACAACGCTGCTCCTTGCCGCTCTCTGGACTGAAGCCCACTGCGATTCCT TCGTCAGCCAGAGCAACACATGCTGCATGAAAGATAATTTTGTTCCCAGAAGAATTTCTCCAAAACACATCAGAAGTTGCAGACCCACAGGTCCTAACTGCTCCCGCCAGGCCGTGAT AGTGACACTCACACAGGGGAAGGAAGTCTGTGTTGATCCCAGTAAGATATCGCTGGCCACATGTCAAGGAAAGCAAGAAAAACCACGTAAAGACACCCAAGCTGCACAACTGAGACAGAAGCAGCTGGACAAGAACTCCGTGTGA
- the LOC144276650 gene encoding C-C motif chemokine 1-like — MKVTSLALTTLLLAALWTEAHCDSFVSQSNTCCMKDNFVPRRISPKHIRSCRPTGPNCSRQAVIVTLTQGKEVCVDPSKISLATCQGKQEKPRKDTQAAQLRQKQLDKNSV, encoded by the exons ATGAAGGTCACCTCCTTAGCCCTGACAACGCTGCTCCTTGCCGCTCTCTGGACTGAAGCCCACTGCGATTCCT TCGTCAGCCAGAGCAACACATGCTGCATGAAAGATAATTTTGTTCCCAGAAGAATTTCTCCAAAACACATCAGAAGTTGCAGACCCACAGGTCCTAACTGCTCCCGCCAGGCCGTGAT AGTGACGCTCACACAGGGGAAGGAAGTCTGTGTTGATCCCAGTAAGATATCGCTGGCCACATGTCAAGGAAAGCAAGAAAAACCACGTAAAGACACCCAAGCTGCACAGCTGAGACAGAAGCAGCTGGACAAGAACTCCGTGTGA